A DNA window from Drosophila sechellia strain sech25 chromosome X, ASM438219v1, whole genome shotgun sequence contains the following coding sequences:
- the LOC6617937 gene encoding TNF receptor-associated factor 3 isoform X1, producing the protein MSLTRSSSRKDLTEQQNQNGSQPKSTTIVKYEKSSCLFCNEWFDAQTFTEHLIHCGQVLEECPNGCQAFIPRIRMRSHLKECPRNQHNLSSQQRMSVSMDRLDRQSDQRLLVIEQDVGTIRSVLNEEIRQRLHLITDVGNIRKQNQVVEDWTRETEKAMDDLRRQMDEETNRKAFAIEQNQLDVQYCCDITQSLKEQVESRLDEAQKLVNQLSADVTYHQNQLNDNILKLEELIFENERLNREKFFQIEEFLQQINEDIKTKLGNSDYVTSKQATLDYEVKNVKNIVCETEERCDKLDRALHQTMQNISDLETQMAMQQRIASVQNIRGHLIWRIKDYSKKLEESKQYDTILHSAMFSNKAFGYALRLDIYLNGKGTWKGRNMIACLNVLSGEYDPLLAWPCRLQAEIIIRDQCTNAADAEDYVKTIFVRKKSDDFIQSNQYFHIPHKVITSRNYLRNDSMFIEVRVLK; encoded by the exons ATGTCACTGACCAGGTCGTCGTCGAGAAAGGATCTAACCGAGCAGCAGAATCAGAACGGCAGTCAGCCCAAATCGACGACCATAGTCAAGTATGAGAAGTCGTCGTGCCTCTTCTGCAACGAATGGTTCGATGCCCAGACATTCACG GAACACCTGATCCACTGCGGCCAGGTGCTGGAGGAGTGTCCCAACGGCTGTCAGGCCTTCATCCCACGCATCCGTATGCGATCCCATCTGAAGGAGTGTCCGCGCAACCAGCACAATCTGAGCAGCCAGCAGCGCATGAGTGTCAGCATGGATCGCCTGGATAGGCAGTCGGATCAGCGTCTCCTGGTCATCGAACAGGACGTGGGCACCATTCGGTCCGTTCTCAACGAGGAGATACGACAGCGCTTGCATCTCATTACCGATGTGGGCAACATACGGAAGCAGAACCAGGTCGTCGAGGATTGGACCCGCGAAACCGAGAAGGCGATGGACGATCTGCGCCGCCAGATGGATGAGGAAACCAATCGGAAGGCATTTGCCATCGAACAGAACCAGCTGGATGTCCAGTACTGCTGTGATATCACACAG TCCTTGAAGGAGCAAGTGGAGTCCAGGCTGGATGAGGCCCAAAAGCTGGTCAACCAGCTCTCGGCGGACGTGACCTATCACCAGAATCAGCTGAACGACAATATCCTGAAGCTGGAGGAGCTGATCTTTGAGAACGAGCGGCTCAACAGGGAGAAGTTCTTTCAGATCGAGGAGTTCCTGCAGCAGATCAATGAGGATATCAAAACGAAGCTGGGCAACAGTGACTATGTGACGTCGAAGCAGGCCACCTTGGACTACGAGGTGAAGAATGTGAAGAACATTGTGTGCGAAACGGAGGAGCGTTGCGATAAATTGGATCGAGCACTTCACCAGACCATGCAGAATATATCGGACTTGGAGACGCAAATGGCCATGCAGCAGCGGATTGCCAGTGTCCAGAATATAAGGG GACACTTGATTTGGCGCATCAAGGATTACTCGAAGAAACTGGAAGAGTCCAAGCAGTACGACACCATTCTCCACAGCGCCATGTTCTCCAATAAAGCCTTTGGCTATGCTCTACGG CTGGATATATACTTGAATGGCAAGGGCACCTGGAAGGGCAGGAACATGATCGCCTGCTTGAACGTTCTATCCGGGGAGTACGATCCCCTACTGGCCTGGCCCTGCCGCCTCCAGGCCGAGATCATCATCCGGGATCAGTGCACGAATGCGGCAGATGCCGAGGACTATGTGAAGACCATCTTTGTGCGCAAGAAGAGCGATGATTTTATCCAGAGCAACCAGTACTTTCACATACCACACAAGGTGATCACCAGTCGCAACTATCTTCGCAACGATTCCATGTTCATCGAGGTTCGAGTTCTAAAATAA
- the LOC6617938 gene encoding annexin B11 isoform X1, with the protein MYPFGTPTVVPAANFDAVKDAQDLRKAMKGFGTDEDALINIICRRSNEQRQEIQRQFKTHFGKDLIEDIKSETSGNFEKLLVGLLRPIVDYYCAELNDAMAGLGTDEEVLIEILCTLSNMEINTIKNQYLRLYGAHLESELKSETSGNFKRLLTSLCTAARDESGRVDPVAAKNDARELLKAGELRVGTDESMFNMILCQRNYQQLKLIFQEYEGMTGHSLEKAIKKEFSGDVMEGLIAIYRCVTNKAEYFASRLHKAMAGIGTNDTQLIRVIITRSEIDMTDIKVAFERLYGKSLKSWIKGDTSGHYKHALYALVGEQRSS; encoded by the exons GGAACTCCCACTGTGGTGCCTGCCGCAAACTTCGATGCCGTCAAGGATGCCCAAGACTTGCGCAAGGCCATGAAGGGCTTTGGAACAGATGAGGACGCTCTGATTAACATCATCTGCCGGCGATCCAACGAGCAGCGCCAGGAGATCCAGCGCCAGTTCAAGACGCACTTCGGCAAGGACCTCATCGAGGACATCAAGTCGGAGACGAGCGGCAACTTTGAGAAGCTCCTCGTCGGCCTGCTGCGTCCCATCGTGGACTACTACTGCGCCGAGCTAAACGATGCCATGGCTGGTCTGGGCACCGACGAGGAGGTCCTCATCGAGATCCTCTGCACGCTGTCCAACATGGAGATCAATACGATCAAAAACCAGTACTTACGAT TGTACGGCGCCCATTTGGAGTCTGAACTGAAGTCGGAGACGTCGGGCAACTTCAAGCGGCTGCTCACCTCCTTGTGCACGGCGGCGCGGGATGAGAGTGGTCGCGTGGATCCCGTGGCGGCCAAGAACGATGCCAGGGAGCTACTGAAAGCCGGCGAACTGCGCGTCGGCACCGATGAGAGCATGTTCAACATGATTCTCTGCCAGAGGAACTACCAGCAATTGAAACTG ATATTCCAAGAGTACGAGGGCATGACTGGCCACTCGCTGGAGAAGGCGATCAAGAAGGAGTTCTCCGGCGACGTGATGGAGGGCCTGATTGCCATCTACAGGTGCGTCACCAACAAGGCCGAATACTTCGCTTCGCGCCTGCACAAGGCGATGGCCGGAATCGGCACCAATGACACCCAGTTGATTCGTGTGATCATCACGCGCAGCGAG ATTGATATGACGGACATTAAGGTGGCCTTCGAACGTCTGTACGGCAAGTCCCTCAAGAGCTGGATCAAg GGCGATACTTCGGGCCACTACAAGCACGCCCTCTACGCCCTGGTGGGTGAACAGCGTTCCTCTTAA
- the LOC6617937 gene encoding TNF receptor-associated factor 3 isoform X2 encodes MRLQEHLIHCGQVLEECPNGCQAFIPRIRMRSHLKECPRNQHNLSSQQRMSVSMDRLDRQSDQRLLVIEQDVGTIRSVLNEEIRQRLHLITDVGNIRKQNQVVEDWTRETEKAMDDLRRQMDEETNRKAFAIEQNQLDVQYCCDITQSLKEQVESRLDEAQKLVNQLSADVTYHQNQLNDNILKLEELIFENERLNREKFFQIEEFLQQINEDIKTKLGNSDYVTSKQATLDYEVKNVKNIVCETEERCDKLDRALHQTMQNISDLETQMAMQQRIASVQNIRGHLIWRIKDYSKKLEESKQYDTILHSAMFSNKAFGYALRLDIYLNGKGTWKGRNMIACLNVLSGEYDPLLAWPCRLQAEIIIRDQCTNAADAEDYVKTIFVRKKSDDFIQSNQYFHIPHKVITSRNYLRNDSMFIEVRVLK; translated from the exons ATGCGACTGCAGGAACACCTGATCCACTGCGGCCAGGTGCTGGAGGAGTGTCCCAACGGCTGTCAGGCCTTCATCCCACGCATCCGTATGCGATCCCATCTGAAGGAGTGTCCGCGCAACCAGCACAATCTGAGCAGCCAGCAGCGCATGAGTGTCAGCATGGATCGCCTGGATAGGCAGTCGGATCAGCGTCTCCTGGTCATCGAACAGGACGTGGGCACCATTCGGTCCGTTCTCAACGAGGAGATACGACAGCGCTTGCATCTCATTACCGATGTGGGCAACATACGGAAGCAGAACCAGGTCGTCGAGGATTGGACCCGCGAAACCGAGAAGGCGATGGACGATCTGCGCCGCCAGATGGATGAGGAAACCAATCGGAAGGCATTTGCCATCGAACAGAACCAGCTGGATGTCCAGTACTGCTGTGATATCACACAG TCCTTGAAGGAGCAAGTGGAGTCCAGGCTGGATGAGGCCCAAAAGCTGGTCAACCAGCTCTCGGCGGACGTGACCTATCACCAGAATCAGCTGAACGACAATATCCTGAAGCTGGAGGAGCTGATCTTTGAGAACGAGCGGCTCAACAGGGAGAAGTTCTTTCAGATCGAGGAGTTCCTGCAGCAGATCAATGAGGATATCAAAACGAAGCTGGGCAACAGTGACTATGTGACGTCGAAGCAGGCCACCTTGGACTACGAGGTGAAGAATGTGAAGAACATTGTGTGCGAAACGGAGGAGCGTTGCGATAAATTGGATCGAGCACTTCACCAGACCATGCAGAATATATCGGACTTGGAGACGCAAATGGCCATGCAGCAGCGGATTGCCAGTGTCCAGAATATAAGGG GACACTTGATTTGGCGCATCAAGGATTACTCGAAGAAACTGGAAGAGTCCAAGCAGTACGACACCATTCTCCACAGCGCCATGTTCTCCAATAAAGCCTTTGGCTATGCTCTACGG CTGGATATATACTTGAATGGCAAGGGCACCTGGAAGGGCAGGAACATGATCGCCTGCTTGAACGTTCTATCCGGGGAGTACGATCCCCTACTGGCCTGGCCCTGCCGCCTCCAGGCCGAGATCATCATCCGGGATCAGTGCACGAATGCGGCAGATGCCGAGGACTATGTGAAGACCATCTTTGTGCGCAAGAAGAGCGATGATTTTATCCAGAGCAACCAGTACTTTCACATACCACACAAGGTGATCACCAGTCGCAACTATCTTCGCAACGATTCCATGTTCATCGAGGTTCGAGTTCTAAAATAA
- the LOC6617937 gene encoding TNF receptor-associated factor 3 isoform X3: MRSHLKECPRNQHNLSSQQRMSVSMDRLDRQSDQRLLVIEQDVGTIRSVLNEEIRQRLHLITDVGNIRKQNQVVEDWTRETEKAMDDLRRQMDEETNRKAFAIEQNQLDVQYCCDITQSLKEQVESRLDEAQKLVNQLSADVTYHQNQLNDNILKLEELIFENERLNREKFFQIEEFLQQINEDIKTKLGNSDYVTSKQATLDYEVKNVKNIVCETEERCDKLDRALHQTMQNISDLETQMAMQQRIASVQNIRGHLIWRIKDYSKKLEESKQYDTILHSAMFSNKAFGYALRLDIYLNGKGTWKGRNMIACLNVLSGEYDPLLAWPCRLQAEIIIRDQCTNAADAEDYVKTIFVRKKSDDFIQSNQYFHIPHKVITSRNYLRNDSMFIEVRVLK, encoded by the exons ATGCGATCCCATCTGAAGGAGTGTCCGCGCAACCAGCACAATCTGAGCAGCCAGCAGCGCATGAGTGTCAGCATGGATCGCCTGGATAGGCAGTCGGATCAGCGTCTCCTGGTCATCGAACAGGACGTGGGCACCATTCGGTCCGTTCTCAACGAGGAGATACGACAGCGCTTGCATCTCATTACCGATGTGGGCAACATACGGAAGCAGAACCAGGTCGTCGAGGATTGGACCCGCGAAACCGAGAAGGCGATGGACGATCTGCGCCGCCAGATGGATGAGGAAACCAATCGGAAGGCATTTGCCATCGAACAGAACCAGCTGGATGTCCAGTACTGCTGTGATATCACACAG TCCTTGAAGGAGCAAGTGGAGTCCAGGCTGGATGAGGCCCAAAAGCTGGTCAACCAGCTCTCGGCGGACGTGACCTATCACCAGAATCAGCTGAACGACAATATCCTGAAGCTGGAGGAGCTGATCTTTGAGAACGAGCGGCTCAACAGGGAGAAGTTCTTTCAGATCGAGGAGTTCCTGCAGCAGATCAATGAGGATATCAAAACGAAGCTGGGCAACAGTGACTATGTGACGTCGAAGCAGGCCACCTTGGACTACGAGGTGAAGAATGTGAAGAACATTGTGTGCGAAACGGAGGAGCGTTGCGATAAATTGGATCGAGCACTTCACCAGACCATGCAGAATATATCGGACTTGGAGACGCAAATGGCCATGCAGCAGCGGATTGCCAGTGTCCAGAATATAAGGG GACACTTGATTTGGCGCATCAAGGATTACTCGAAGAAACTGGAAGAGTCCAAGCAGTACGACACCATTCTCCACAGCGCCATGTTCTCCAATAAAGCCTTTGGCTATGCTCTACGG CTGGATATATACTTGAATGGCAAGGGCACCTGGAAGGGCAGGAACATGATCGCCTGCTTGAACGTTCTATCCGGGGAGTACGATCCCCTACTGGCCTGGCCCTGCCGCCTCCAGGCCGAGATCATCATCCGGGATCAGTGCACGAATGCGGCAGATGCCGAGGACTATGTGAAGACCATCTTTGTGCGCAAGAAGAGCGATGATTTTATCCAGAGCAACCAGTACTTTCACATACCACACAAGGTGATCACCAGTCGCAACTATCTTCGCAACGATTCCATGTTCATCGAGGTTCGAGTTCTAAAATAA